One window of Falco cherrug isolate bFalChe1 chromosome W, bFalChe1.pri, whole genome shotgun sequence genomic DNA carries:
- the LOC129734596 gene encoding ankyrin repeat domain-containing protein 26-like, with translation MEEKQKLELQSRNLEMELRTLRRLLKQVEEERDETQRQLSQEKRARALQEGILNNHLGRQKELEEETRRSIGKKSEESSTDREQDLLYKNQLLQDEIAMLRLELTQVRLRHQEEQGKYLKENETLKEKNEALKKELKLHKEALRQMFFQFNAELDLVKRESAVLTSKLEQTNKSKDRLETEIESLRSSLNAAVQELELHLSSESNAERRFPRERDECLCLQVELHRDLSDVQETNKSLSLQLCKAKSKANRLENELHQLKQMLGEKALLLEMTKKN, from the exons atggaggagaaacagaaacttgagtTACAGTCTAGGAATTTAGAAATGGAGTTAAGAACACTGAGAAGGCTCTTGAAACAG GTTGAAGAGGAACGTGAtgaaacacagagacagctctCTCAGGAAAAGAGGGCCAGAGCCCttcaagaaggaattttgaacAACCACCTTGGGAGACAAAAGGAACtagaagaagagacaagaagatCTAtcggaaaaaaatcagag GAATCCAGCACTGATAGAGAACAGGATCTGTTGTACAAGAATCAGTTACTACAAGATGAGATTGCTATGCTAAGGCTAGAACTCACTCAAGTAAGACTTAGGCACCAGgaggaacaaggaaaatatttaaaggaaaatgagaccttgaaagaaaaaaatgaagctctcAAAAAGGAACTTAAACTGCACAAGGAAGCattaagacaaatgttttttcagttcaacGCGGAGCTGGACTTAGTAAAGAGAgaatctgcagtgctgacttCCAAACTTgagcagacaaacaaaagcaaagacagactaGAGACAGAAATTGAATCATTGCGTTCCTCCCTGAACGCTGCAGTTCAAGAACTTGAACTTCATTTGTCATCAGAAAGCAATGCTGAACGAAGATTTCCCAGAGAACGTGATGAATGCCTTTGCTTGCAAGTCGAGCTCCATCGTGACCTCTCTGACGTGCAAGAAACCAACAAGagcttgtctctgcagctgtgtaaagctaaaagcaaagctaataGGCTAGAAAATGAGCTTCACCAGTTGAAGCAAATGCTCggagaaaaagctttgcttttagaaatgacaaaaaagaattaa